From the Opitutaceae bacterium genome, one window contains:
- a CDS encoding DUF5107 domain-containing protein, with protein MSSPRFLLPTLFLALVPLAPAAEVVLRDTAITLPTYEVGTPETVPIFYTPFDYQGAQNRIYPYPLIDKLTQKRVPKSYRALYLENEYVEVCIIPELGGRVYSARDKTNGYDFVYRNNVVKPALVGMAGAWISGGIEWNIPHHHRASTFMPVNFRTIENADGSKEVWVGETELRHGTRWSVGTILRPGSAAVETRIRIDNSTPFTHSTLAWTNMAVHANEQYQVIFPPDVGQAVYHAKNEVTDWPIARGQFFHVDYSRGVDVSWWKESVSPASFFAWKTNMEFLGGIDHGKKAGTVIIADRRFSPGKKFWNWGPNAIGKLWDQDMLTDSDGSYLELMLGSFSDNQPDYSWAAPYSSRETTIWYYPIRNLSGIQNANTRASLNVATAQAGRITIQVSAAEHLDRAVLLVTRGPEQLAGIPLSVSPREPFETEVAVGDVDLKDVKVALIDAQKQLVLDARADYARLKEPIDLYREPGQPGNYATAEELYRVGLRLDQFHNPRYDSEVYYRAALQRDPGHAPTLTQLSLNALKRSDYAAAEELLRRAVATVSNNHTKPRDAESQYLLGIALAAQGRIEEGLEALYHAAWTHEWESAALTEASKLEARLGRNVLALKRVVQAARANGTNDEARRLHALLLRRGNQPTEAAAVVDSLLRTDPLDVVALAEGWRLGLIDDARLIAVYGGDVRNILEVAAFYLEAGAANEALAVLDFAVNQGHGSKPLLRFYRAIAFARGGDAQSFLAECAAAEASSLSLSFPYGPRDVAILREVVKARPSFAAWVLLGNALCDDLPEEAYAAWSKARELKADPLVLRNLAFLDANRFGREAQARDLLAAAITSPDSNPLFVVELDRLLVALGASVAERQVLFERHPPSTDEGLIRKAQIEVAAGRGTEALAVLRSNHFNAFERVDFNLHAVYVDACILEGRARLAAGDASGAQASFQAAQEFPRNLETATDAKVHLAHYFRGLAHEALKQPDAARRAWQAAVSDCDYGDWAGEESAETLYSRILSARRLKDSTAAQNLIDRLNGTAATRSRQMRHDAEFTGSVLAKTKERRGQAEVLLWQGFADLANGKAVAARSRFDEAARLYPGHPSLHYLSLAE; from the coding sequence ATGTCCTCTCCACGCTTCCTCCTGCCAACGTTGTTCCTGGCCCTGGTGCCGCTTGCCCCGGCCGCTGAAGTAGTTTTGCGCGATACGGCGATTACGCTACCGACTTACGAAGTCGGCACCCCTGAGACGGTCCCGATTTTTTACACCCCGTTCGACTACCAGGGGGCGCAGAATCGAATCTACCCGTATCCGCTCATTGACAAGCTCACACAGAAGCGCGTCCCGAAAAGCTACCGCGCACTCTACCTCGAGAACGAGTATGTCGAGGTCTGTATCATTCCGGAGCTGGGCGGGCGTGTCTATTCCGCGCGCGACAAGACGAACGGCTACGACTTTGTTTACCGGAACAACGTGGTGAAGCCGGCGTTGGTCGGCATGGCGGGCGCCTGGATATCAGGGGGAATCGAGTGGAATATCCCTCACCACCACCGTGCCAGTACCTTCATGCCGGTCAACTTCCGCACGATCGAGAATGCCGACGGCTCCAAGGAGGTCTGGGTCGGCGAGACAGAACTCCGCCACGGCACGCGGTGGTCCGTGGGCACGATCCTGAGGCCCGGCTCCGCAGCGGTCGAGACCCGCATCCGCATCGACAACTCCACGCCTTTTACCCATTCCACCCTGGCCTGGACGAACATGGCCGTTCACGCGAACGAGCAGTATCAAGTGATTTTCCCGCCCGATGTTGGGCAGGCGGTGTACCATGCAAAGAATGAAGTCACCGACTGGCCGATCGCTCGCGGACAGTTCTTTCATGTCGACTACAGCCGCGGCGTCGATGTGAGCTGGTGGAAGGAGTCTGTCTCGCCCGCCTCCTTCTTCGCTTGGAAAACGAATATGGAATTTCTCGGTGGAATCGACCACGGCAAAAAGGCGGGCACCGTCATCATCGCCGACCGGCGTTTCTCCCCGGGAAAGAAGTTCTGGAATTGGGGGCCGAATGCGATCGGAAAGCTCTGGGACCAGGACATGCTGACCGATTCAGATGGCTCGTACCTGGAGTTGATGCTCGGCTCTTTCTCGGACAACCAGCCCGACTATTCCTGGGCTGCGCCGTACTCGTCGCGGGAGACAACCATCTGGTATTATCCGATCAGGAATCTTTCGGGTATCCAAAATGCGAATACGCGGGCGTCGCTCAATGTCGCGACCGCCCAGGCTGGCAGGATCACGATCCAGGTGTCCGCTGCCGAGCATCTAGACCGGGCTGTGTTGCTGGTCACGCGCGGCCCCGAGCAGCTGGCGGGCATTCCGCTTTCGGTGTCGCCCCGGGAGCCTTTCGAAACCGAGGTCGCCGTCGGAGATGTTGACCTCAAGGACGTGAAGGTCGCCCTAATCGATGCGCAGAAGCAACTCGTGCTCGATGCCCGGGCCGACTACGCGCGCCTCAAGGAGCCGATCGACCTGTACCGCGAGCCGGGACAGCCCGGTAACTATGCGACCGCCGAGGAGCTCTATCGCGTGGGTCTGCGTCTCGACCAGTTCCACAACCCGCGTTATGATTCCGAGGTCTACTATCGCGCGGCTCTCCAACGCGACCCCGGGCACGCGCCCACCCTCACCCAACTCTCGCTCAACGCCCTAAAGCGGTCGGACTACGCGGCCGCAGAGGAACTTCTGAGGCGGGCCGTGGCAACCGTCTCCAACAACCACACGAAGCCCAGGGATGCGGAATCGCAGTACCTGCTGGGAATCGCACTGGCCGCCCAGGGACGCATCGAGGAGGGCCTGGAGGCACTTTATCACGCCGCGTGGACTCATGAATGGGAATCGGCTGCGCTCACCGAGGCGTCGAAGCTCGAGGCACGCCTCGGGCGCAACGTGCTTGCCCTGAAGCGGGTGGTGCAGGCCGCGCGCGCGAACGGAACAAATGACGAGGCTCGCCGTTTGCATGCGCTTCTCCTGCGACGGGGGAATCAGCCCACAGAAGCTGCCGCCGTGGTGGACTCCTTGTTGCGAACCGATCCGCTCGACGTCGTGGCGCTCGCGGAGGGCTGGCGCCTCGGCCTGATCGATGACGCGCGTCTCATCGCTGTGTATGGCGGCGATGTGCGCAATATCCTCGAAGTCGCTGCATTTTACCTGGAGGCCGGGGCGGCGAATGAGGCGCTCGCGGTGCTCGACTTCGCCGTCAACCAGGGGCATGGCTCCAAGCCGCTTCTGCGCTTCTATCGCGCTATTGCTTTCGCCCGTGGCGGAGACGCTCAGAGCTTTCTCGCGGAGTGCGCTGCTGCGGAGGCCTCCTCACTCTCGCTGTCCTTCCCCTATGGCCCTCGGGATGTCGCCATCTTAAGGGAGGTGGTAAAGGCGCGGCCCAGCTTCGCCGCCTGGGTGCTCCTTGGCAACGCCTTGTGCGATGACCTCCCCGAGGAGGCGTACGCGGCGTGGTCGAAGGCGCGGGAACTTAAGGCGGATCCGCTGGTGCTGCGCAATCTGGCTTTTCTGGATGCCAACCGTTTTGGACGCGAAGCACAGGCCAGGGACCTGCTCGCTGCGGCGATCACGTCCCCCGATAGCAATCCTCTCTTCGTCGTTGAGCTCGACCGCTTGCTGGTCGCACTGGGCGCCTCGGTGGCCGAGAGGCAGGTGCTGTTCGAACGTCACCCGCCCTCCACGGACGAGGGGCTCATCCGCAAGGCACAGATCGAGGTGGCAGCCGGTCGCGGCACGGAGGCGCTGGCCGTCCTTCGCAGCAACCACTTCAACGCTTTCGAGCGCGTCGATTTCAACCTGCATGCCGTCTACGTCGATGCCTGCATCCTCGAGGGGCGCGCGCGACTGGCCGCCGGCGATGCGAGCGGAGCCCAGGCAAGTTTCCAAGCCGCACAGGAATTTCCGCGCAACCTCGAGACGGCCACCGACGCAAAGGTGCACCTGGCTCATTATTTCCGTGGCTTGGCCCATGAGGCGTTGAAGCAGCCCGACGCAGCCAGAAGGGCCTGGCAAGCCGCTGTATCCGACTGTGATTACGGCGATTGGGCCGGCGAGGAATCAGCGGAGACGCTCTACTCGCGGATTCTCTCTGCCCGCCGTCTGAAGGACTCGACGGCAGCCCAAAACCTAATTGATCGCCTGAATGGAACCGCCGCGACCCGCAGCCGGCAGATGCGCCATGATGCGGAATTTACCGGCTCTGTGCTCGCGAAGACAAAGGAACGGCGCGGACAGGCGGAAGTGCTTCTCTGGCAGGGCTTCGCCGACTTGGCGAACGGCAAGGCAGTCGCCGCACGGTCGCGCTTCGATGAGGCGGCTCGGCTCTACCCGGGACACCCGAGTCTTCATTACCTCTCCCTCGCGGAATAA
- a CDS encoding AraC family transcriptional regulator — MINVSSGGVLHQDGRRFRYEPRTAFVYQPGSMHWIENECAGRQICVGVVGAGAELLTPGVRPCDDELMTLAAMAYETAESNSEFKHARLDFLAGLIVLRLRELAPFDPDLTLSRAERAKAIIDASLDQKLDLDALARSVYLSPRYLRELFQKKFGQSPLHYLIRSRVERSKLLLETTEDTVQAIASECGFASSFYFSRMFKKLEGCSPTDYRERRLRAALKKAPGYSARER; from the coding sequence GTGATAAATGTCAGTTCGGGCGGAGTACTCCACCAGGACGGCCGCCGCTTTCGCTATGAGCCACGGACCGCGTTTGTGTATCAACCCGGGAGCATGCACTGGATCGAGAATGAGTGCGCTGGACGCCAGATCTGCGTGGGCGTGGTGGGTGCGGGCGCGGAGCTCCTCACGCCCGGTGTGCGGCCCTGCGATGACGAGCTCATGACCTTGGCCGCCATGGCGTACGAGACAGCGGAGTCGAACTCCGAGTTCAAGCACGCCCGGCTCGATTTCCTTGCGGGCCTGATCGTGCTTCGCCTACGCGAGCTGGCGCCCTTCGATCCGGACCTGACGCTCTCCCGGGCGGAGCGGGCGAAGGCGATCATTGACGCTTCACTCGACCAAAAGCTGGACCTCGATGCGCTCGCGCGGAGTGTTTACCTGAGCCCGCGTTACCTGCGCGAACTCTTCCAGAAAAAGTTTGGTCAGTCGCCGCTTCACTACCTTATCCGCAGTCGCGTCGAGCGGTCGAAGCTTTTGCTCGAAACGACCGAGGACACCGTGCAGGCGATCGCATCCGAATGCGGTTTCGCTTCGAGTTTCTATTTCAGTCGGATGTTCAAGAAACTCGAAGGCTGTTCACCCACGGACTACCGCGAACGTCGGCTGAGAGCTGCCTTGAAGAAAGCCCCGGGTTATTCCGCGAGGGAGAGGTAA
- a CDS encoding uroporphyrinogen decarboxylase family protein produces the protein MTPRERVLNSLARKPVVRVPFAWGFGPTPEASAELRAAFAQERVDWDLLRRNTDDVVGVEPDYIGPFRSTEIPAYLSQWGIRTRRVSYGAGAYDEIEYSPLAGLENPSDLARHPWPVLEDFDYSSLNRTLANEDPEAKKALRLTAGNPFEIYSWMTGLEEAMANMLVAPDVVVAALDRIVTVLEQRAARCVMALNRPVDLMFCADDVGGQHGLLMSRSTYRDLLQPFHRRLFRSLKQLSPQSRILFHTDGAVYDILPDLIDAGIDVLEAVQTEAAGMDPSRLKAAYGEKIGFHGAISVQQLLPHGSEEQVRRECRSLLSILGAGGGYIAAPSHAIQAGTPARNVRAMLETIVGPGCFEAAKFDAPPGHSHSS, from the coding sequence ATGACCCCGCGAGAACGCGTGCTGAATTCCTTGGCTCGTAAGCCCGTAGTTCGAGTCCCATTTGCCTGGGGATTCGGACCGACGCCCGAGGCGAGTGCCGAGCTGCGCGCCGCCTTTGCACAGGAACGAGTGGATTGGGATCTGTTGCGACGGAATACGGACGATGTTGTAGGCGTCGAGCCGGACTATATTGGGCCCTTTCGCTCGACCGAGATCCCCGCTTATCTCTCCCAGTGGGGCATCAGAACGCGTCGGGTGTCCTATGGCGCCGGTGCCTACGATGAGATTGAATACTCACCCCTGGCAGGCCTGGAGAACCCAAGCGACCTAGCCCGACACCCGTGGCCCGTGCTGGAAGATTTCGACTATTCAAGTCTCAATCGCACGCTTGCCAACGAGGACCCGGAGGCGAAGAAAGCACTGCGTCTCACCGCGGGAAATCCGTTCGAGATCTACAGCTGGATGACGGGCCTTGAGGAGGCCATGGCGAACATGCTCGTGGCGCCGGATGTGGTGGTGGCGGCGCTTGATCGGATTGTCACCGTGCTCGAGCAGCGCGCCGCAAGGTGTGTCATGGCTTTGAACCGGCCCGTTGACTTGATGTTTTGCGCTGACGATGTGGGCGGACAGCACGGGCTCTTGATGTCGCGTTCCACCTACCGCGACCTCCTGCAGCCCTTTCACCGGCGACTCTTTCGCTCGCTGAAGCAACTGTCGCCCCAGTCGCGGATTCTCTTCCATACAGACGGGGCAGTATATGACATTCTGCCGGACTTGATAGATGCGGGGATTGATGTCCTCGAGGCTGTGCAAACGGAGGCAGCGGGAATGGACCCGAGCCGACTCAAGGCGGCTTATGGCGAAAAGATCGGCTTTCACGGCGCGATCAGCGTGCAGCAATTGCTGCCTCATGGGTCGGAGGAGCAGGTAAGGCGTGAATGCCGGAGCCTCCTATCCATTCTCGGTGCTGGAGGTGGATACATCGCCGCACCGAGCCATGCGATCCAAGCCGGCACCCCGGCGAGGAACGTGCGCGCGATGCTCGAGACGATTGTCGGTCCCGGGTGCTTTGAAGCAGCGAAATTCGACGCCCCTCCAGGTCACTCTCATTCCTCATGA
- a CDS encoding phytanoyl-CoA dioxygenase family protein yields the protein MKTTHRIQNIVTNETIHADGRQIAAEFEQTGCIVLPGFLSREELAPVCSELDAFYRPIEAKALELSAGHKADTAKFACDVVPWDPIKDKNDVLTRLQRHPDLLQVTEWVLGKGYTAPGSLVMFSVGGGRGQAWHQDCPSEGDVGFNLNRLFYTEDVSLEEGAIVVVPGSHKWGRIPPGGHQDPMEGEVALTPRAGTLVLLHGHVFHRVTPNLTPKRRISVNYRAFPSGVSESVTCIGVYRNGTVNFCDKTLQKDEADAAMAPRM from the coding sequence ATGAAAACCACCCATCGTATCCAGAATATCGTTACAAACGAAACAATCCATGCGGACGGCCGTCAAATCGCAGCCGAGTTCGAGCAAACCGGTTGCATCGTCCTTCCCGGATTCCTCTCCCGGGAGGAACTTGCGCCGGTCTGCAGTGAGCTCGATGCCTTCTACCGTCCGATTGAGGCGAAAGCGCTTGAGCTTTCGGCGGGACACAAAGCCGACACTGCGAAATTCGCATGCGATGTCGTCCCCTGGGACCCGATCAAGGACAAGAACGACGTACTGACCCGCCTCCAGCGCCACCCGGATCTCCTCCAGGTGACGGAGTGGGTCCTTGGGAAAGGCTACACGGCCCCCGGCAGTCTCGTGATGTTCTCGGTCGGCGGCGGTCGTGGACAGGCGTGGCACCAGGATTGCCCGTCCGAGGGCGACGTCGGATTCAATCTCAACCGTCTCTTCTACACCGAGGACGTGAGCCTGGAAGAGGGTGCGATTGTCGTTGTGCCCGGATCACACAAGTGGGGACGCATTCCGCCGGGTGGACACCAGGATCCCATGGAAGGGGAGGTGGCGTTGACCCCGCGTGCAGGCACGCTGGTGCTGCTTCATGGGCATGTCTTCCATCGCGTAACGCCAAACCTCACTCCTAAGCGGCGGATATCCGTCAATTATCGCGCATTCCCGAGCGGCGTGTCGGAAAGCGTCACGTGCATCGGGGTATATCGAAACGGTACCGTGAATTTCTGCGACAAGACCTTGCAGAAGGACGAGGCCGATGCGGCTATGGCTCCTCGCATGTGA
- a CDS encoding DUF1638 domain-containing protein, whose amino-acid sequence MPQVPSQIESSADRKAPWLGVISCSVFENEIALLGADAPIAIHRKLPMGLHDQPGVLRQALQVAIDTVSSVPEVAVVVLVYGLCGRGTHGLRAGRVPLVIPRAHDCVTLFLGSLSAYLERQERCPGCYYYTPGWNRDRRVPGPDRLHQLRRELEGQFDADAIDYLVEVERESWRHHATGCFVELGTADAEAEAAYAHGCARSLGWRFEHVRGDPSLLRDLLHGRWDCDRFIQVNPGEWLAHDAGPQVFSTRQAELSGQ is encoded by the coding sequence ATGCCACAGGTGCCTTCCCAAATTGAGTCGTCGGCGGATAGGAAGGCACCCTGGCTTGGTGTGATCTCGTGTTCGGTATTCGAGAACGAGATCGCACTCCTCGGCGCGGATGCTCCGATTGCAATCCATCGGAAATTGCCGATGGGCTTGCACGACCAACCCGGCGTGCTCAGGCAGGCACTCCAAGTTGCGATTGACACTGTTTCGAGCGTTCCCGAGGTGGCAGTTGTAGTCCTTGTTTATGGCCTGTGCGGCAGGGGAACCCACGGTTTGAGAGCGGGACGCGTGCCGCTTGTCATTCCTCGCGCGCATGATTGCGTCACGCTCTTCCTGGGTAGCTTGAGTGCGTATCTCGAGCGGCAGGAGCGCTGCCCGGGCTGCTACTATTACACACCCGGCTGGAACCGCGATCGGCGGGTGCCGGGTCCGGATCGTTTGCACCAGTTGCGGCGGGAATTGGAGGGCCAGTTCGATGCAGATGCTATCGACTACCTGGTGGAGGTCGAGCGGGAGTCGTGGCGGCACCATGCAACCGGTTGTTTCGTCGAGCTCGGAACAGCGGACGCAGAAGCCGAAGCGGCCTATGCACACGGGTGCGCGCGGTCCCTGGGGTGGCGCTTCGAACACGTGCGGGGAGATCCATCGTTGCTGCGGGACCTGTTGCATGGCCGCTGGGACTGCGACCGTTTCATACAGGTGAATCCGGGTGAGTGGCTCGCCCATGACGCCGGACCGCAGGTATTCTCAACGCGCCAGGCTGAGTTATCAGGTCAATGA
- a CDS encoding ASKHA domain-containing protein, translated as MNTGTPVTLESSSAQTLFDAITGAGYPLDPRCGRRGLCRGCAVELEEGRVAEKGQEIGAPASVRACCVDLVPGVEVVVRVPERLAVRPPMKVENGFECLVGFSVAPTVPPTPGRPFGLAVDVGTTTVAMALVDLNSGEILERAGDANAQQSFGDNVLSRIVHAGTPNGLRELQNVLVRKTLLPLISEVCARAEVSAHQIAGATFAGNTTLMHLLAGEDPTGLGTAPFTARFLETKRLCGADIGLDFAGAEGSLVCDAKVILLPSFSAYVGADLTGGLYATGMSLTKQTELLVDIGTNGEVVLSHEGRLYATATAAGPAFEGGGLSSGMRACKGTVARLALDADGKIVTSEIIGDVLPSRCLGMCGSAYVDFLALGRSAGALTATGRFDEGAWRRLADPARGNAVGPRAYCFGGYASITEQDVAHLLQAKAALAAGIDTVLACAGVDACEVATVYLAGGFGMHLVPEHAIQMGLLPGFRPQQIRVVGNTSLAGAMLALIDRPALAEMERLARTATIIDLNRQDGFEDRFLDHLCLP; from the coding sequence ATGAACACCGGAACACCTGTCACGTTGGAAAGCTCGTCAGCCCAGACCTTGTTCGACGCGATCACTGGTGCGGGGTATCCGCTTGACCCCCGTTGTGGTCGGCGAGGCCTTTGTAGGGGATGTGCGGTTGAACTGGAGGAGGGGCGCGTGGCCGAGAAGGGGCAGGAGATCGGGGCTCCCGCATCGGTGCGAGCCTGCTGCGTGGATCTCGTTCCAGGCGTGGAGGTGGTGGTCAGAGTACCGGAACGACTCGCCGTTCGTCCACCGATGAAGGTGGAAAATGGCTTTGAGTGCCTCGTTGGCTTCTCGGTTGCGCCCACCGTGCCGCCTACACCGGGGCGCCCGTTTGGGCTGGCTGTGGATGTCGGTACCACCACGGTCGCAATGGCCTTGGTGGACCTGAACAGCGGCGAAATCCTCGAGCGTGCGGGCGATGCGAATGCACAGCAGAGCTTCGGTGACAATGTGCTCAGCAGAATCGTCCACGCAGGCACCCCTAACGGCTTGCGAGAATTGCAGAACGTGCTTGTCCGAAAGACGCTGCTCCCTCTGATATCGGAGGTTTGCGCACGCGCGGAAGTTTCTGCCCACCAAATAGCTGGCGCGACGTTTGCCGGGAATACGACCCTGATGCACTTGCTTGCGGGTGAGGATCCAACAGGACTCGGCACGGCCCCGTTTACAGCACGATTTTTGGAGACGAAGCGCCTTTGTGGCGCAGATATTGGTCTCGATTTCGCCGGGGCCGAAGGGTCGCTGGTTTGTGATGCGAAAGTGATTTTGCTCCCAAGCTTTTCGGCCTACGTTGGGGCCGACCTCACCGGAGGCCTCTATGCCACGGGAATGAGTCTAACGAAGCAGACCGAGTTGCTGGTGGATATCGGCACAAATGGGGAGGTCGTCCTCTCGCATGAAGGGAGGTTGTACGCCACCGCGACAGCGGCCGGTCCCGCCTTCGAAGGCGGCGGGCTCTCCTCGGGCATGCGCGCGTGCAAAGGCACTGTGGCGCGCCTGGCGTTGGATGCTGACGGGAAAATTGTCACGAGTGAAATCATCGGAGACGTGTTGCCTTCGCGCTGCCTCGGAATGTGCGGCTCCGCCTACGTCGATTTTCTTGCTTTGGGTCGAAGCGCGGGCGCCCTCACAGCTACGGGCCGTTTCGACGAGGGGGCCTGGAGGCGTCTGGCCGATCCCGCTCGTGGCAACGCCGTGGGGCCGCGTGCGTATTGCTTCGGCGGATACGCGAGCATAACCGAACAGGACGTTGCCCACCTCCTGCAGGCGAAGGCGGCGCTTGCCGCTGGTATCGACACGGTCTTGGCGTGCGCGGGCGTCGACGCGTGCGAAGTTGCAACCGTGTATCTTGCCGGAGGATTCGGCATGCACCTCGTGCCCGAGCACGCGATTCAAATGGGCCTTTTGCCAGGCTTCAGGCCGCAGCAGATCCGCGTGGTGGGCAACACTTCGCTTGCGGGAGCAATGCTCGCGCTTATCGACCGCCCCGCGCTTGCAGAGATGGAGCGCCTTGCGCGCACCGCCACGATCATCGACCTCAACCGGCAGGACGGCTTTGAGGATCGGTTCCTTGATCACCTCTGCCTTCCCTGA
- a CDS encoding methyltransferase MtaB domain-containing protein: MKYKKLAIETPDQLVFGFAPYPVQTKRGMNIGGGVVYPELNFTLPALAVTEQTMPEVRRHYEEIITGALSRAVELEAPGVVIEFETLPPMTEVPAWGLQIVDILLEEMERAHARHGLRSVLRVTPNDNREFERPPLMRRGNHWESMLELFEGSARRGAELLSIESVGGKELHDDALVNGDLGASLFSLCVLGTRDMEFLWTHISAIANRHGVKSAGDTACGFGNTAMVLAEKRMIPRVFAAVVRAITAVRSLVAYECGAVGPGKDCGYENPILKAITGFPMAMEGKTAACAHLSPMGNLAAATCDTWSNESVQNIKLLGGMAPTCCMEQLIYDCRLMNCARVEGLASTRHLQRLLVDSDAKLDPQAFVLTPEASVALAKAIVTSPNHYRAGVHVGQKAIELLREGHRNGAVRIDPRELRWLDVMQDALDGMPEDEASFVAEQLASVDCTKFRPEEYGLTHF, encoded by the coding sequence ATGAAGTACAAGAAACTAGCCATTGAAACGCCGGACCAACTCGTCTTCGGCTTCGCACCCTATCCCGTGCAAACCAAGCGAGGGATGAATATCGGGGGAGGCGTTGTGTATCCAGAACTCAACTTCACGCTTCCCGCGCTTGCCGTGACGGAACAGACGATGCCTGAGGTGAGGCGACATTACGAAGAGATCATCACCGGCGCGCTTTCTCGCGCGGTGGAGTTGGAGGCGCCGGGAGTGGTGATAGAATTCGAAACGCTCCCGCCAATGACCGAAGTGCCGGCCTGGGGTCTTCAGATTGTTGACATTCTGCTGGAGGAAATGGAACGCGCCCACGCCAGGCACGGCCTCAGGTCGGTTCTGCGTGTGACGCCCAATGACAATCGCGAGTTTGAGCGACCGCCGCTCATGCGACGAGGCAATCATTGGGAGAGCATGCTCGAACTCTTTGAGGGGTCCGCGCGGCGCGGCGCGGAACTACTCAGCATCGAATCTGTCGGCGGAAAGGAGTTGCATGATGATGCCCTCGTGAATGGCGACCTGGGGGCGAGCCTTTTCTCGTTGTGCGTGCTTGGCACCCGGGACATGGAGTTCCTTTGGACGCACATCAGCGCGATAGCGAACCGGCATGGCGTGAAGAGCGCCGGTGACACCGCCTGCGGCTTCGGGAATACCGCGATGGTGCTCGCCGAGAAACGGATGATTCCCCGGGTGTTTGCGGCAGTCGTTCGGGCAATCACCGCCGTGCGGTCCCTGGTGGCGTATGAATGTGGTGCCGTGGGCCCCGGCAAAGACTGTGGCTACGAGAATCCGATTCTGAAGGCCATCACGGGGTTTCCCATGGCCATGGAGGGCAAGACCGCTGCCTGCGCCCATCTCAGCCCGATGGGAAATCTGGCTGCGGCAACCTGCGACACGTGGTCCAACGAGTCCGTGCAAAACATCAAACTGCTCGGAGGCATGGCGCCCACCTGCTGCATGGAACAACTGATTTATGATTGCAGGTTGATGAACTGCGCACGGGTCGAAGGCCTCGCCTCGACGCGCCACCTGCAACGCTTGCTCGTCGATTCCGATGCGAAGCTGGACCCGCAGGCGTTTGTGCTCACCCCGGAGGCGTCGGTCGCGCTGGCAAAAGCGATAGTCACCAGCCCGAATCACTATCGTGCGGGCGTGCACGTTGGCCAGAAGGCCATTGAGCTTCTGCGTGAGGGTCACCGGAACGGAGCGGTTCGTATCGATCCCCGTGAATTGCGGTGGCTCGATGTAATGCAGGACGCGCTTGATGGAATGCCTGAAGACGAAGCGTCGTTCGTCGCCGAACAACTCGCTTCGGTGGACTGCACCAAGTTTCGGCCGGAGGAATATGGCCTGACGCATTTCTAA
- a CDS encoding corrinoid protein, producing the protein MTTLERLRIAVESGKRQEAKALTQELLQEGNPPLRIVDLALVPAMGAVGERFKTNQIFVPEMLVAARAMKEAMGVLEPLLAEAGIKPKHQVVIGTVQGDLHDIGKNLVAMMLKGANFGIIDLGVNVPPERFVEAARQEDVHIVALSALLTTTMPAMRTAVETLRREVRADIKIIVGGAPITGDYAREIGADGYSADAASAVDLARSLVGA; encoded by the coding sequence ATGACTACACTCGAAAGACTACGGATTGCTGTTGAAAGCGGGAAACGCCAGGAGGCGAAGGCGTTGACTCAGGAATTGCTGCAGGAGGGGAATCCTCCTCTCCGGATTGTCGACCTCGCCCTCGTCCCTGCCATGGGTGCTGTGGGTGAGCGTTTCAAGACGAACCAGATCTTTGTGCCCGAAATGCTGGTGGCGGCGCGTGCGATGAAGGAAGCCATGGGAGTCCTGGAGCCACTTCTGGCCGAGGCGGGAATCAAACCGAAGCACCAGGTGGTGATCGGGACCGTGCAGGGCGACCTGCATGATATCGGAAAGAATCTGGTGGCGATGATGCTAAAGGGTGCAAACTTTGGCATCATCGATCTCGGTGTGAATGTGCCCCCGGAGCGTTTTGTCGAAGCTGCGCGCCAGGAGGACGTTCACATTGTAGCCTTGTCCGCATTGTTGACGACGACCATGCCTGCCATGCGGACGGCTGTGGAAACCCTTCGCCGGGAGGTGCGGGCGGACATCAAGATTATTGTCGGAGGTGCACCGATCACGGGTGACTACGCACGCGAAATCGGGGCCGATGGCTACAGCGCAGACGCAGCCAGTGCGGTCGACCTTGCCAGGAGTCTCGTCGGAGCCTGA